The Halobacteria archaeon AArc-dxtr1 region CGATACCGACGAAGAGGTCGTCACCGGCAACGTCACGGAGGACGGGACAATCGGCGTCTTCGGCGAGGAACCAGTCCTCACCGACCTCGCCGTCGACGACGTGACCATCGAGCAAGGCGAACCACTTGAGGTCGACCTCGAGGACGCCGAAGACTCGATCGGGGACCCCTACGACGACGAGAGCGAAGTTATGTTCGAGTCAGACATCTTTGACGCTGATCTCTTGGACGAGCCACTCATGAAGAACGTCACGTTCGAGGATGGAGGCGCAAGCGATGTGGAGCTCCTCGATGCAAATAAGACGGCGGACCTCTCCGCAGCGAGCCCCGAAGTCTACATCGAGGGACAGGACGCCGCAGACTCGTTTCACCTCACCGTCGAGGCCGTCCTCGCTGAGTTCGACGTCGCCGACGACGTGGGAATCGATCAAGGAGAGCCACTCGCAGTCGACCTCGAGAACGCTACGGACAAGGCTGGTGATCCCTACATAGACACGGTCGATCTGACAGGTGACGAGATCGACGGACAGGAACTTTCAGCCGAGGAGGTCGAGTTCGACGAAGGCGAGGCAACTGGTGTCGAGCTACTCGAGGCAGAGACCACAGAAGAGATTTCGGCGGAAGCGTACGAGAACGTCACTCTCGAAGCCGCCGAAACCGACGCGACAGCCCAGTTCGACGCGACGCTCGAGATAGTGCTCGGAGACTTCACCGTCGAAGACGAGGAGATCGAGCAAGGCGAGTCACTCACCATGACAGTCTCGGACGCAGTCGACCTGGCGGGAGATGACTTCTACGGTGAAGAGCAGATCAAGATCTCGACCGGCGACCTCGAAGGAAATGACACCGATGTCGAGAAGATCGTCGACTTCGCGGGCACTGACGAGGTGGAACTTGAGCTCTTCGAGGCAGACGAGACGGCTGCTCTCGGCGCACAGGAGACGAGCATCGATCTCGAGTGGGCCGACGACACCGACGTGGGAGCCACGTCCGAAGTGGACCTCACCGCAGTACTGAACGAATTCGCCGTCGAACCGACGAACGAGACGATCGAGCAGGGAGATGCGTTGACACTCGAGATAACCGACGCCGAAGACGTGGCTGGCGACACGTTCACTGGCACGGTCGACCTGACAGTTGACGAGATCGGTGGAGAAGACGCTACCACGACGGACGTCGGGTTTACTGACGGCTCGGCCACCGGCGTTGAGCTGTTCGACGGCGAGACACCAACGCTCGCTGCTGATTCGTACGACGATCTCGAAGTCACGGCCCAAGAGGCAGACAGCGAGTTCGACGTGACCGTCGCCCCCGTTCTCACAACGCTGGATGTCGAGGACGCGACGATCACTCGGGGTGACCCATTGAGCGTGACGATAACGGGAGCGTTCGACTTGGCTGGCGATCCGTTCGAAGAAGAACGCGAGACCACCGTCGGAATGGACGCCCTCGAAGGTATCGATGACGAGACCGAGACGGTCGTATTCGACGGTGAGGACACTGTCGAACTCACGGAGATTCTCGACGCCGAGACGACACTCGACATCGATGCTGACACGTACACGCTCGATATGGCCGCCGAATCGGCTGCAGAGGAGTTCGAACTCTCCGTGGAAGACCTCTTTGCCGACGGCGACGGGAGCGCGGACGACCCGTACATCATCGAAGACTGGGAGCACCTCGACAACGCTCGATTCGCCCTGGACGCGAACGTCACCCTGGCGAACGACCTCGATGCCGACACACCAGGCTACAGCGAGGTTGCCAGCGAAGACGCCAACGATGGCAACGGGTTCGAGCCGATTGGTAATTTCGAGAACGCCTTCGAGGGATTGTTCGACGGGGATGGAGCGACAATTTCGGATCTGTACATCAATCGTACTGAAGAGTCCGGCACTGAAGAGTCCGACCTCGTGGGCCTCTTCGGCCAGACGGACGGGACGGCCATCATCGAGGACGTCCGCCTCGAGAACGCGACTGTTCGAGGCACATCGAACGTCGGCGGGCTCGTCGGCGCTGCAGATGGCACGATCGCGAACGTCAGTGTGGCAGTCGACGTCGAGGGAGACGCCGGCGCTGAACCCGGCGGTCCGTTCGAAATCGGCGGCCTCGTCGGGACCAACAGTGGCCAGGTCGAAAACGCCACGGTTGAGGGATCGGTCACCGTCGAAGGCGGAAGCGAGGTCGGCGGCCTCGCCGGATACAGTGGAGAACTCGGCGGCGGAATCGGCGACATCACGGATTCCCACGCCACTGTCACCGTCGACGCCGAGGACAGCACGAACGTCGGCGGCCTGCTCGGAAACGCGGGTCCGGGTGGCACCGTGAGCACCTCGTCTGCGACAGGCACCGTCGCGGGCGAAGAGAACGTTGGCGGGCTCGTTGGCATGAGCCAAAGCGACATCGAACGTTCGTTCGCCACAGGGGAAGTGAGCGGAACCCAGAACGTCGGTGGACTTCTCGGGTCGAACAATAACGGTATCGTACGGAACGCAACAGCCAGCAGTCCCGTCGACGGAGATGAGAACGTTGGCGGCTTGGTCGGAGAAAACAGCGGTGACCTCTCACACGCGTTTGCCACCGGTAACGTCGACGGTGACACGGATGTCGGTGGCCTCGTCGGGTTCAAGGACGACGGTTCCGTCGAGGACTCCTACTGGGATCTCACTGCGACCACCCAGGACGGCTCCGCTAGCGGTGAGCCACTCACGACCGACGAGATGCAGGGGGCGTCTGCCAACTACACCATGGACGCACTCGAGTTCGGACACGCGTTCGTCGCCCTCGAGTCGGCGTACCCCGAACTCGTCTCGAACAGAGAGACGGCGACAGCCCCGGCGGGCATCGACACCGCTGACTCGAGTGTCGAGGCGACCTCACCACACGAACCGGATGGGGAGGACGCCGCAACCGTCACAGTGTGGGTCACCGACACCGCAGGCGACCCGGTGACTGGACTCGAGGGGAGCGATTTCGACGTCGAGAGAGGGAGCGCCGAGTTCGACGCCGAATCAGCAGAACTTGAGGGAGAGCCCGGGGTCTACGAGTTTACACTCATCAACGAGAAGAGCGAGACGAGTGAGGTGGCGGTGACGGTCGATGGACAGGAACTGGAGTCACAGGCAGTAATTGACTTCGAAGAACCTGCGTTCTTCGAGGTCGACATCGGAGAGACGAACGCACCGGTCTTGGAAGGTGAGTCACTCGAGGTAACGGCAACCGTGACCAACACCGGCGATCAGAAAGACACGCAAACGGTGAACCTGACGACGGATTCGGCATCGACCGAGCTAGACGAGACGAATGTGACACTCGAGGGTGGTGAGCACAACGACTCAGTCACGCTCACGTGGAATACCGAAGACGGTGATGCCGGGGCGTACGACGTCATCGCCTCGAGTGTGAACGATACCGACACCACATCGGTGACCGTCGAAACACCACCAGAAGCCGATCTAACGGCGCTCGATATCGCAGGCCACGGAGATGAGGCGACGATCCTCGAAGGGGACGCGGAGAACGTAACCACCACGGTCGAAAATAGTGGAGAGCGGGAAGGATCGTTTGAGCTGTCACTCGAGACCGGTGATGGCGTCGTCAAGGCCACCGAAGAAACCCAGACGCTTGAGGGAGGTGCTGAAGAGACCGTCAAGTTCGAGAACGTGACCGATGGGCTGGATCCAGATGAGTACGTGGTTGTAGTTTCGACAGACGCTCAGTCGCTCTCCGGTAACCTGTCCGTCGAAGCGCCTGCAAATCCCGTTCTCTCGTCCCTCGACATTGCTGGTGATGGTTCGGAGGCCGCGATTACGCAGAGAGACGACGTAGACGTCGGTGTGAGCGTCACGAACGTCGGCGACCGAGACGGTGTGTTCGACGTCGACCTCGAGATCGGAGACGAAGTGACTGCAATCGAAGACGGAGTGTCAGTTGATGCGGGAGAGACCGTCCCTCTCGCCTTCGAGGAGGTGACTGGCGATCTCGGCGGCGGTACGTACGCGGTAACCGTCTCGAGTGACGATGTCGAAGTACACGGTGACCTGATGGTCGAGACACCAGCGCAAGCTGACCTGACGGATCTCGACATCGCTGAGGAGGGTGCAGAGGCGACAACGCTTGAGGGTGACGAGGAACCAATTACCACGACTGTCGAAAATGTCGGTGACAGAGAGGGGTCGTTCGAGGTCGCTCTCGAGATTGGTGACGACGTTGTCGAAGAAACGATGGAAACCGGAACGGTCGCCGGGGGTGGCGAGGAAACAGTTCGCTTCGAGAACGTGACCGATGATCTCGGGGCCGGCGAGTATGAGATCACCGTGGAGGCAGAAGGTGGGACGCTCACTGGAACGTTGCAGGTAGAAGCGCCGGGAGTCTTTGAGATGGCCATCGAGGAGACAACCACGCCGGTCGTCGAAGGCGATCCACTCGAAGTGAGCGCGAACGTGAGTAATACGGGTGACGTCGAGACTACCCAGACTGTGAATCTTACCACGGATTCGACGTCGACCGAGCTGGACGAGACAGACGTCACACTCGCAGGTGGAGAGAGCAACGACTCGGTTATCCTCACCTGGGAGACCGAACACGGTGATGGTGGTGAGCATGCCGCTACGGTTTCAAGTGCGAACGACACTGATACGGTTCCGGTAGTTGTCGAGAGACCGGCGTCCTTTAGCATGAGTGAGCTCGAGCCCGGTGACGTGGTAGCCGAGACGGGCGACTCCATCGACGTTTCGGCAACCGTAACCAACACTGGTGACGTGAGTGATGACCAGCAAATCGACCTCCGAATCGACGGTGAGAATGTTGCAAGCGAGTCCGTAGCACTTGACGGCAGTGAAGCGACAACAGTCGAGTTCACGGACGTCTCGACGGACGAGTTAGATCCAGGGGCGCACGAATACGGCGTTTTCATCGAGGGAGAGAGCGCAACCGGGACGCTGACGCTCGAGGAACCCGCGTTCTTCGAGATGTCCATTGAGGAGACGAACGCCCCAGTTGTGGAAGGTGACTCACTCGAGGTGAGTGCGAGCGTGACCAATACGGGTGACGTAACAGCGACTCAGACCGTGAACCTCACAACGGATTCGACGTCGACCGAACTGGACGGGACAGACGTCACGCTCGAGGGTGGCGAAAGTGACGAGTCGGTCACCCTGGCCTGGGAAACCGAGGAAGGTGATGCCGATGGGTACGACGTTATCGCCTCGAGTGCGAACGACACCGATACAGCGTCGATCACGATCGAGACACCACCGGAGGCCGAGGTGACTGAGCTCGACATCGCCGAAGATGGGGCGGAGGCGACGATTCTCGAGGGCGACGATGAGACCGTTACCACGACGGTCGAAAACATCGGTGACAGAGAAGGGTCGTTCGACGTCACCCTCGAGATAGAACACGTCGAAGAGTCGGTGTCGACGTCCGAAACCGAAGACGTCTCGGTTGATGCTGGTGAGACGGCTTCTCTTAGCTTCGAGAGCGTAACCAGCGACCTCGAGGCCGGAACGTACACGGTGACCGTCTCGACCGACGACGACGGGATCAGTGGTGATCTTACCGTCGAGAAGTCGCCCGAGTTTACGATGATCTACGTCGACCCAGCGTATGGAATGCTCGAGCCCGGCGAGGAAGAGCACGTGCTCGTCACCGTCGCAAACGAAGGTGACAGCGCGGGTGACGCAGCCGTCGTGCTCGACTTCGAGGGCGAAGAGTCGACCGAAACGCTCGAACTCGACGCTGGAAGCGCAGCGGACGTCGAGTTCTCGCCAATCGCGCCCGAGGAAGAAGGTGAGTACGAGTACACGATTAGCGTCGGTGACGAAGAGACAACCGAGACGATGGTCGTCGAACCAATAGAACCACTGAACCCAGAGTGGAATATTGACGACTTCGCGTTCTCACCGGACGCCGTCGAACCCGGAGCGGACGTCGACGTGGCCGCCATCGTCGAGAACACTGGCGGGGACGGAGTACATGATGATGATATTCGTGTTCATGCGAGTTTCTACATCGGAGACGAGGAAGAAGAGGTAGAGGCGCTGGATGTAGACGGCGGCGACTCCGAAACCGCAGAAGCAACCCTCACCGCACCCGAAGAAGATGGCGAATACGAGATCGGTGTTTCGCTCTCTACCGACCAGGGGATCCACGACGAGCAAGCGGACGAACTCGTGGTTGGAGATTCTGGTGCGGACGAGACAGACGATGGGGACGAGAGTGACGACGAAATGCCCGGGTTTGGATTGCTCACGGCACTCCTTGCGCTTGCCTTCCTCGGAGTTGGCCTCAGTCGTCGTCGTTACCGAGCTACGAACTGCGTACGGAATACAGAGCACGAATGTGACGCAGACGGTGAACTGATCTGCGAAGGCGTGATCGGTCAGTAGAGGGTGAGCAGTTATCGCTTGATACTATCCAACCAGAGACCAAATCCCAGCTATAACACCGATGATGGCCATAGCTACTGTAAACCACACCACTCTATCATCTGGAACAGTCTCGATAGATTGAGACGAGATGAATACTTCGTAGACTACTCCTGCAATCATGCCGATCCCGCCAATTGAGAGAAGCACTGGGACGAGAGCTAAGCTCCCAGACACGACACTGGAGAGGCCCATCCCTCCAAGAATAGCACCACAGGCGGCTAACGATGCATAATAGAGGCATGTTTTAATCATATCCATAAAATTCGTTCCTGTCGACATATCCTTTTCCCAATGGAAGATTCGTCCCTACAGACACCGATACATTCGCATGTGTAGTGTGCAGTAGATTCACGCGAATACAGGTCTAAAGAGTAGGGATTCAACAGAGCCGTCGCTTCATTTTTGTCCCCACTGAGTCCGGATTTCCCACGATCCAGTTGGGGGGAGATGTAACGAAAAGCTTGATTTTATATCCGGGCGATGAGTGGTTATGGACGCTGCGACGTATCGGGCTCAGATCTACGATATTTTCACATCACCTACCGAAGATCTCGAACGACAAATCCACCGTGCACTCGAACTCGGGACCGAGTATCTCGACCTCTCGCTCGGATTTCTTACGCGTATTACCGCCGACAGACAGGAGATTCTTCAGACAGTCGGGGACCATCGGTTAATCCAACCTGGGGAAAGCTGTCCGCTTGAGCAGGCTTACTGTCGGCGAACCATCGATCTGGAAAGCCCACTCGCCATCCAAAACGCCACCATCTCGTCTGCCGTTTCCGAAGTGGCCGTTCAGACGTTCAATCTCGGGGCGTACATCGGAGCAAAGGTCATTGTTGATGGGGAGACCTACGGAACCGCCTGTTTTGCCGATGACAACCCACGGGACGAGTCATTTACTGATGGCGAACAGTTTTTCGTCGAACTCATCGCCAGGCTCTCCGGGCAGGCACTCGAACAACAATCGTACGAAAACCGCCTCACAGAGCGTGAAAAGCAGCTAAACGAACAGGAGGAAATCTATCGGGCCGTTGTTGATTCGAGCTTCGATTCGGTGTTCCGGACGGACACGGACGGATCGTTTACGTATGTCTCAAAAAGCGTCCGAGAGCTCCTTGGCTACTCGCCTGCGGAACTGGAGGGGCGACCGATCACAGTGACACATCCCGATGCAGAAACGACGGACTGGGCGTGGGAGAAGATTTCACAGGTGCTAGACGGGGAGCCGGCCGAAGCTCGTGATTTCCCGTTAGAGACGAAGTCCAGAGAGATCGTCTATACGGATATTCGTGGCGTTCCGATCTACGACGGGGGCGTGCCCGAGTCGGAGCGAACGCCCGACGATATTGTCGAGATCCAACTCATGGTCCGCGACGCGAGCCGCCGCCGCCAGCGAGAAGGGCTGATCAGCGTGATTAACCGCGTTCTTCGGCACAACGTTCGAACCGAGATGAGCGTTATCCGAGGGTACGCAGACATACTCTCCGATCAGCTGGATGATGAGCGGGCTGAACGGGCCGCTCTCATCTACGGCGCCGCGAGTCGGTTACACAATTTGGCTGAATCGGCCCAGCAGATCGAACAGAACCGCAATCTCTCCGTCGAGTTGGAGCCCCTGGACCTCGTTCCGGTCGTCGATCGGATCGCCGCAGAGTATCGACTCCG contains the following coding sequences:
- a CDS encoding ATP-binding protein, which gives rise to MDAATYRAQIYDIFTSPTEDLERQIHRALELGTEYLDLSLGFLTRITADRQEILQTVGDHRLIQPGESCPLEQAYCRRTIDLESPLAIQNATISSAVSEVAVQTFNLGAYIGAKVIVDGETYGTACFADDNPRDESFTDGEQFFVELIARLSGQALEQQSYENRLTEREKQLNEQEEIYRAVVDSSFDSVFRTDTDGSFTYVSKSVRELLGYSPAELEGRPITVTHPDAETTDWAWEKISQVLDGEPAEARDFPLETKSREIVYTDIRGVPIYDGGVPESERTPDDIVEIQLMVRDASRRRQREGLISVINRVLRHNVRTEMSVIRGYADILSDQLDDERAERAALIYGAASRLHNLAESAQQIEQNRNLSVELEPLDLVPVVDRIAAEYRLRHPDGSITVTTPETAVAKTHSRVEAALFELVGNAAKHGGDPAAIDLEVQVTDVQVVIRVSDDGPGLPESERAVLESGEETPMIHGEGLGLWLSYWLVTTADGKIEVVESETGTTIEVRLPTPR
- a CDS encoding right-handed parallel beta-helix repeat-containing protein, with translation MNQPDRFSSGRMPRWVLICVVSLGGVLLVAMGGVAAETEPADCSGVGFEQDTDEYYEVENLSQLQCIEEHGLEKDYVLVNDIDASETEEWNEDDGFEPIGDGDVSEFVEGDAFNGTFDGNDRTIADLTIDRGGEDFVGLFEVIGSEGTVSNLTLESVTVTGDDDVGSLSGQNYGTVSDVSMSTDVTGSGTTGGVIGWNDGGTITGATVEGAVFSEQDGVNTHVGGIVGDHQRGASIDSSSFTNGTVDGEDEKIGGIAGQLTSTFDDTSSITNSSAHGTIGNEDADSVGGLVGEGRGDFFDSYSTATVRGNDTVGGVIGNAHNSDIERTYAVGEVDGDGDAVGGLVGVGASGIGSDFNIENSYWDIETTGVNESFDSEEDGLTTSEGGLTTDEMTGVNATEHMNGFGFPDGDGHWHAVEDDYPVLSYEDTDPVYGVEITGTNSAIDEGETLEVDATVTNVGSDGGEQSIELLDFDDGEVDTEEVTLESGESTALTLEWETAEDEGGLDDVTVASENDTDTRAVSVGEGEVIPQCQTIDTSGAYDLTDDIEASGECLGIEADDVSIDGNDHTISGSGTGMVVDKQSNVTITNVTLSGLDVGIEMTDIENATVEHNTVEESHENGLVFDDVQDSTIANNTVTEGATSGIHLADVTGTAVKNNTLRENDESGMYVVDSEELVVSGNEVVDNGDDEKEPSDDVEDAGIYFSGTSDSYLEANNLTANAQAALFLEEASTDNDLVKNSINSSPIGDGKHWNAVRIDDSSGNTISDSVISTGEVDRHSDRPEYFIYVDSAETVVKDNEIDGHARAGIDIRGESNTVDNNTIAGSFFRSDAQNGHAIRVFGGDDDSLVTNNSLTNAEILHPERAGIAIIEDQAVEIQNNTGTQSGPDLKLTNEEQSVENQQITTPAGDTTVTFTGAELRLDGVDESPADHDTLESTGYYFEVDNTSDEFTFENFELDYNETRLTTGDTIDPETLSLWRLDSGEWEEIDDSSVDTDEEVVTGNVTEDGTIGVFGEEPVLTDLAVDDVTIEQGEPLEVDLEDAEDSIGDPYDDESEVMFESDIFDADLLDEPLMKNVTFEDGGASDVELLDANKTADLSAASPEVYIEGQDAADSFHLTVEAVLAEFDVADDVGIDQGEPLAVDLENATDKAGDPYIDTVDLTGDEIDGQELSAEEVEFDEGEATGVELLEAETTEEISAEAYENVTLEAAETDATAQFDATLEIVLGDFTVEDEEIEQGESLTMTVSDAVDLAGDDFYGEEQIKISTGDLEGNDTDVEKIVDFAGTDEVELELFEADETAALGAQETSIDLEWADDTDVGATSEVDLTAVLNEFAVEPTNETIEQGDALTLEITDAEDVAGDTFTGTVDLTVDEIGGEDATTTDVGFTDGSATGVELFDGETPTLAADSYDDLEVTAQEADSEFDVTVAPVLTTLDVEDATITRGDPLSVTITGAFDLAGDPFEEERETTVGMDALEGIDDETETVVFDGEDTVELTEILDAETTLDIDADTYTLDMAAESAAEEFELSVEDLFADGDGSADDPYIIEDWEHLDNARFALDANVTLANDLDADTPGYSEVASEDANDGNGFEPIGNFENAFEGLFDGDGATISDLYINRTEESGTEESDLVGLFGQTDGTAIIEDVRLENATVRGTSNVGGLVGAADGTIANVSVAVDVEGDAGAEPGGPFEIGGLVGTNSGQVENATVEGSVTVEGGSEVGGLAGYSGELGGGIGDITDSHATVTVDAEDSTNVGGLLGNAGPGGTVSTSSATGTVAGEENVGGLVGMSQSDIERSFATGEVSGTQNVGGLLGSNNNGIVRNATASSPVDGDENVGGLVGENSGDLSHAFATGNVDGDTDVGGLVGFKDDGSVEDSYWDLTATTQDGSASGEPLTTDEMQGASANYTMDALEFGHAFVALESAYPELVSNRETATAPAGIDTADSSVEATSPHEPDGEDAATVTVWVTDTAGDPVTGLEGSDFDVERGSAEFDAESAELEGEPGVYEFTLINEKSETSEVAVTVDGQELESQAVIDFEEPAFFEVDIGETNAPVLEGESLEVTATVTNTGDQKDTQTVNLTTDSASTELDETNVTLEGGEHNDSVTLTWNTEDGDAGAYDVIASSVNDTDTTSVTVETPPEADLTALDIAGHGDEATILEGDAENVTTTVENSGEREGSFELSLETGDGVVKATEETQTLEGGAEETVKFENVTDGLDPDEYVVVVSTDAQSLSGNLSVEAPANPVLSSLDIAGDGSEAAITQRDDVDVGVSVTNVGDRDGVFDVDLEIGDEVTAIEDGVSVDAGETVPLAFEEVTGDLGGGTYAVTVSSDDVEVHGDLMVETPAQADLTDLDIAEEGAEATTLEGDEEPITTTVENVGDREGSFEVALEIGDDVVEETMETGTVAGGGEETVRFENVTDDLGAGEYEITVEAEGGTLTGTLQVEAPGVFEMAIEETTTPVVEGDPLEVSANVSNTGDVETTQTVNLTTDSTSTELDETDVTLAGGESNDSVILTWETEHGDGGEHAATVSSANDTDTVPVVVERPASFSMSELEPGDVVAETGDSIDVSATVTNTGDVSDDQQIDLRIDGENVASESVALDGSEATTVEFTDVSTDELDPGAHEYGVFIEGESATGTLTLEEPAFFEMSIEETNAPVVEGDSLEVSASVTNTGDVTATQTVNLTTDSTSTELDGTDVTLEGGESDESVTLAWETEEGDADGYDVIASSANDTDTASITIETPPEAEVTELDIAEDGAEATILEGDDETVTTTVENIGDREGSFDVTLEIEHVEESVSTSETEDVSVDAGETASLSFESVTSDLEAGTYTVTVSTDDDGISGDLTVEKSPEFTMIYVDPAYGMLEPGEEEHVLVTVANEGDSAGDAAVVLDFEGEESTETLELDAGSAADVEFSPIAPEEEGEYEYTISVGDEETTETMVVEPIEPLNPEWNIDDFAFSPDAVEPGADVDVAAIVENTGGDGVHDDDIRVHASFYIGDEEEEVEALDVDGGDSETAEATLTAPEEDGEYEIGVSLSTDQGIHDEQADELVVGDSGADETDDGDESDDEMPGFGLLTALLALAFLGVGLSRRRYRATNCVRNTEHECDADGELICEGVIGQ